In Paenibacillus ihbetae, the following are encoded in one genomic region:
- a CDS encoding lipase family protein — MTESYISPSSTCTEKCRTLVCFIAGILTYRNNFEDAANEIAKRYRHAKIVMIFPYGLANGKQGSALFRLLTRQLSQAGFDLVRDQSRRVKEASHIIRAHAADVERLILIGHSAGGVIAYRTGLELQEHYGAQQIRVFGVGCPKFYLKDIPYNEGFTYITGQNRDRITQIGSWRKPGSKIYKGKPGREIQLDFNPDHQGWRFHASYFLKSSWADANETFRTNSEELIAKIYELCPDH, encoded by the coding sequence ATGACAGAGTCTTATATATCACCAAGCAGCACATGCACGGAGAAATGTCGCACCCTGGTGTGTTTTATTGCCGGGATCCTGACGTACCGGAATAACTTTGAAGACGCAGCCAATGAAATTGCGAAAAGGTATCGTCATGCAAAAATTGTGATGATTTTCCCCTACGGTTTGGCCAACGGCAAGCAAGGTTCTGCTTTATTCCGGCTGCTGACCCGTCAATTGAGTCAAGCTGGCTTTGACTTGGTTCGTGATCAATCGCGGCGAGTTAAGGAAGCATCACACATCATACGTGCGCATGCAGCCGATGTGGAACGGTTGATTCTGATCGGTCACAGCGCAGGCGGCGTGATCGCATACCGGACTGGGCTTGAGTTGCAAGAACACTATGGGGCTCAGCAGATTCGAGTGTTTGGTGTAGGTTGCCCGAAATTTTATTTGAAGGACATTCCATATAATGAGGGTTTTACGTATATAACAGGCCAAAATCGAGACCGAATCACGCAAATCGGCAGCTGGCGCAAACCAGGCTCCAAAATATATAAAGGAAAGCCTGGACGCGAAATTCAACTGGATTTTAATCCGGATCATCAAGGCTGGCGGTTTCACGCATCTTATTTTTTGAAATCGTCTTGGGCCGACGCTAATGAAACGTTCCGAACGAACTCTGAAGAATTGATCGCCAAGATTTATGAATTATGTCCGGATCATTGA
- a CDS encoding nitric oxide synthase oxygenase translates to MTLVPVQEHEFGLERLKLEAAHFIQACYTELHKPEAEMKQRLAEVQTQIMESGTYEHTDEELTHGCRMAWRNSNRCIGRLFWEGLTVFDARHVTTDEEMADALFKHIAYATNGGQIRPAITVFRPADPLKHHPDPRVWNHQLIRYAGYETDHGMVGDPDSLALTSLCHSLGWEGMRTPFDVLPLVISAQGKKPRWFDIPKELVLEVPIEHPQYPQLRKLGIRWYEVPIVSDMRLEIGGISYTAAPFNGWYMGTEIGARNLADEQRYNLLPTLAEIMGLPTRHESTLWRDRALVELNVAVLYSYKKNGVTIVDHHTAAKQLKRFESNEEKRGCPVTGDWTWLIPPLSPATTHIFHRSYDNRIVTPNFFYRDSDSSLNETML, encoded by the coding sequence ATGACTTTGGTACCGGTACAAGAGCATGAATTTGGTCTGGAACGGCTTAAGCTTGAGGCGGCCCATTTTATACAAGCATGTTACACCGAATTACATAAACCTGAAGCTGAAATGAAACAACGCCTGGCTGAAGTACAAACGCAAATCATGGAGTCGGGTACATACGAGCATACCGATGAGGAGTTAACCCATGGCTGCCGGATGGCATGGAGAAACAGCAATCGCTGCATTGGCCGCTTGTTTTGGGAAGGACTCACCGTGTTTGATGCCCGGCATGTCACTACCGATGAGGAGATGGCGGATGCTTTGTTCAAGCATATAGCGTACGCTACGAATGGCGGTCAAATTCGTCCTGCAATAACCGTTTTTAGACCGGCAGATCCTCTGAAGCATCATCCCGATCCGCGAGTATGGAATCATCAGCTTATTCGATATGCTGGCTATGAGACGGATCATGGGATGGTCGGGGACCCGGATTCGCTTGCGCTGACATCTTTATGTCATTCACTCGGATGGGAGGGAATGAGAACGCCATTCGATGTATTGCCGCTGGTGATCAGTGCACAGGGAAAGAAACCCCGTTGGTTTGATATCCCCAAGGAGCTTGTGCTGGAGGTGCCGATCGAGCACCCGCAATACCCGCAATTGCGTAAGCTCGGCATTCGGTGGTACGAAGTGCCGATTGTGTCCGACATGCGGCTTGAGATTGGCGGCATTTCTTATACGGCAGCTCCTTTCAATGGTTGGTACATGGGAACGGAGATTGGCGCTCGCAACTTGGCGGATGAGCAGCGGTATAACTTGCTGCCGACACTAGCCGAGATTATGGGGCTGCCTACAAGGCATGAATCTACGCTATGGCGCGATCGTGCGCTTGTTGAATTGAATGTGGCTGTTTTGTACTCTTATAAGAAGAATGGGGTTACGATTGTAGATCATCATACAGCTGCTAAGCAATTGAAACGCTTCGAGTCGAATGAGGAGAAGAGAGGCTGTCCGGTAACAGGGGATTGGACATGGCTAATACCGCCGCTGTCGCCCGCCACGACACATATATTTCATCGTTCATACGACAATCGGATCGTGACGCCTAATTTTTTCTATAGAGATTCGGATTCAAGCTTGAATGAAACCATGCTCTAG
- a CDS encoding malate:quinone oxidoreductase, with protein MSSIQKKTDVILIGAGIMSATLGALLKELAPEWEIRVFEKLASPGEESSNEWNNAGTGHAALCELNYTTEKPDGTIDISKAIKINEQFQLSRQFWSYLVSSNLIRNPQDFIMPIPHMSLVQGESNVSFLKKRFEALSNNPLFQGMEYSEDPEKLKEWIPLIMEGRTSSEPMAATKIDSGTDVNFGALTRMLFDHLKSHNVEVHYKHMVKDIKRGSDGSWKLKVRNIDTGSVEEHTAKFVFIGGGGGSLPLLQKTGIPESKHIGGFPVSGLFMVCNNPEVVEQHHAKVYGKAKVGAPPMSVPHLDTRYIDNKKTLLFGPFAGFSPKFLKTGSNLDLIRSVKPNNLLTMLAAGVKEMALTKYLIQQVLLSNEKRMEELREFIPNAKSEDWEIVVAGQRVQVIKDTDAGKGTLQFGTEVISASDGSIAALLGASPGASTAVHVMLEVLQKCFPQHMKEWEPKIKEMIPSYGVSLVDQPELLQEIHHSTSKTLGLSEKELVHS; from the coding sequence ATGAGCAGCATTCAGAAAAAAACAGACGTCATCTTAATTGGTGCCGGGATTATGAGCGCGACATTGGGAGCTTTACTGAAAGAGCTGGCGCCTGAGTGGGAAATCAGAGTGTTTGAGAAACTGGCAAGTCCGGGGGAAGAGAGCTCCAACGAATGGAATAATGCAGGCACGGGACATGCTGCGTTGTGCGAGCTTAATTATACAACCGAAAAACCTGACGGAACTATAGATATCAGCAAAGCGATTAAAATTAATGAGCAATTTCAGCTTTCGCGTCAATTCTGGTCTTATCTGGTTAGCAGCAATCTGATCCGCAATCCTCAGGACTTTATTATGCCTATTCCTCATATGAGTTTGGTGCAAGGGGAGAGCAATGTTAGCTTTTTAAAGAAACGTTTTGAAGCGCTGTCAAACAACCCGCTGTTTCAAGGAATGGAATATTCCGAGGATCCGGAGAAGCTGAAGGAATGGATTCCGCTGATCATGGAAGGACGGACTTCCAGCGAACCGATGGCCGCCACCAAAATTGATTCCGGAACGGACGTTAACTTTGGTGCTTTAACGCGCATGCTGTTCGACCACTTGAAGAGTCACAACGTTGAGGTTCACTACAAGCATATGGTGAAAGATATTAAACGGGGCAGCGACGGTTCTTGGAAACTTAAAGTTCGTAATATCGACACCGGTTCGGTTGAGGAGCATACGGCGAAGTTTGTCTTCATCGGCGGAGGCGGAGGCAGTCTGCCTTTACTGCAGAAGACCGGCATTCCTGAATCCAAGCATATCGGCGGTTTCCCGGTAAGCGGCCTGTTCATGGTATGCAACAATCCGGAGGTTGTCGAGCAGCATCATGCCAAGGTGTATGGTAAAGCCAAGGTTGGAGCGCCTCCAATGTCGGTTCCACACTTGGATACAAGATATATCGACAATAAGAAAACCCTGTTGTTTGGTCCTTTTGCCGGTTTCTCGCCGAAGTTCTTGAAGACGGGAAGCAATCTTGACCTGATCCGTTCCGTTAAACCGAACAATCTGCTCACGATGCTGGCAGCCGGCGTTAAAGAGATGGCGTTGACGAAATATCTGATCCAGCAAGTGCTGTTATCCAATGAAAAGCGCATGGAAGAGCTGCGTGAGTTCATCCCGAACGCCAAGAGCGAGGATTGGGAAATTGTCGTAGCAGGCCAGCGGGTACAGGTTATCAAGGATACGGACGCCGGCAAAGGCACGCTCCAATTCGGTACGGAGGTCATAAGCGCTTCCGATGGCTCGATTGCTGCATTGCTCGGCGCTTCTCCAGGTGCTTCTACGGCCGTTCACGTTATGCTTGAAGTGCTGCAAAAGTGCTTCCCTCAGCATATGAAGGAATGGGAGCCGAAGATTAAAGAGATGATTCCTTCCTATGGCGTTTCCCTCGTGGATCAGCCTGAGCTGCTGCAAGAAATTCATCACTCCACCTCGAAGACGCTTGGTCTAAGCGAAAAAGAACTCGTCCATAGTTAA